A genome region from Alicyclobacillus acidocaldarius subsp. acidocaldarius DSM 446 includes the following:
- the mraZ gene encoding division/cell wall cluster transcriptional repressor MraZ: MFMGEYEHSLDSKGRLTIPAKFRDGLGDSFIVTRGLDQCLFAYPLDEWRALEQKLKSLPMTRSDARAFVRFFFSGASECEVDKQGRILLPPKLREYAKLEKECTLIGVSNRVEIWNTSVWEHYSSDAERSFAEIAENLVDFSF; this comes from the coding sequence TTGTTCATGGGTGAATACGAACATTCCCTCGACAGCAAAGGGCGGCTGACCATCCCGGCGAAGTTTCGGGATGGGCTGGGGGATTCGTTCATCGTCACCCGCGGCCTGGATCAGTGCCTGTTCGCGTATCCGCTGGACGAGTGGCGCGCGCTCGAGCAAAAGTTGAAGTCTCTTCCCATGACGCGATCGGACGCGCGGGCGTTCGTGCGCTTCTTCTTTTCGGGCGCGTCCGAGTGCGAGGTCGACAAGCAAGGCCGCATTCTCCTGCCCCCAAAGCTGCGCGAATACGCGAAGCTTGAGAAGGAGTGCACGCTGATCGGCGTGTCGAATCGAGTCGAAATTTGGAACACGAGTGTCTGGGAACACTATTCGAGCGACGCGGAGCGATCGTTTGCCGAGATTGCGGAAAACCTCGTCGACTTTTCGTTCTAA